One Helianthus annuus cultivar XRQ/B chromosome 7, HanXRQr2.0-SUNRISE, whole genome shotgun sequence genomic region harbors:
- the LOC110897640 gene encoding triadin-like, which yields MKVWEDDEVTKEKAAEVSVEEKIADKKKSDKKKDTKKMTSGKKQGPHQQQSPQTSHARKDLTEEPSKKAYLVHQEDERIPEGFNWDHYDPNRTSDSKAFVAQIFEDSTAEDEIVYAYYESQQFSPKKKEEEPVSTEEASQKAPIFDHSLDEESDDDNKEIRKLEYYKREFSPDRYNLYFAGKMEEIKERQAAKKKNHNAATVVEKVKPEENVRVIKKQVKEIPAIKVEKEADTEKIPEKCDNFDTETQRIETERVNRLSKSYSWASYVIDRIYPTVEGMEAFEEKKSEVKNTGKKHSTNYTRCPPPLEEV from the exons atgaaggtatgggaagacgATGAGGTAACTAAAGAGAAAGCAGCTGAAGTTAGTGTTGAggaaaagattgctgacaagaagaagagtgacaagaaaaaggatactAAAAAGATGAcatctggtaagaagcaaggt CCGCATCAACAACAATCGCCACAAACTTCACATGCTAGGAAGGATCTGACCGAAGAGCCATCAAAGAAAGCTTATCTAGTTcatcaagaagatgaaagaatCCCAGAAGGTTTTAATTGGGATCATTATGATCCTAACAGAACTTCAGATTCTAAAGCATTTGTTGCTCAAATTTTTGAAGATTCAACTGCTGAAGATGAAATAGTGTATGCTTATTACGAATCTCAGCAATTTAGTcctaaaaagaaagaagaagaaccagTTTCAACAGAAGAGGCTTCACAAAAAGCACCAATCTTTGATCACTCAttagatgaagagagtgatgatgACAATAAAGAAATTCGAAAACTTGAATATTATAAAAGAGAATTTTCACCTGATAGATATAATTTGTATTTTGCAGGTAAAATGGAAGAGATCAAAGAAAGACAAGCTGCGAAAAAGAAGAATCATAACGCAGCAACTGTTGTAGAAAAGGTCAAACCTGAGGAAAATGTTCGAGTAATAAAGAAACAGGTTAAAGAAATTCCAGCTATCAAGGTTGAGAAGGAAGCCGATACTGAAAAGATACCTGAGAAGTGTGACAATTTTGATACT GAAACCCAGAGGATAGAAACTGAGAGGGTAAACAGGTTATCGAAAAGTTACTCATGGGCTTCTTacgtgattgacaggatttaccctACAGTAGAAGGCATGGAAGCGTTTGAAGAGAAGAAGTCTGAAGTAAAaaatactggtaagaaacatagTACCAATTATACAAGGTGTCCTCCTCCGCTTGAAGAAGTATAA